From a single Nothobranchius furzeri strain GRZ-AD chromosome 7, NfurGRZ-RIMD1, whole genome shotgun sequence genomic region:
- the stx3a gene encoding syntaxin-3 produces the protein MKDRLAQLKEKSDQTADDVEVPVENEAFMDDFFAQIEDIRTSIEKIDESITEIKKLYSTILSAPTSDQKTQDDVEALTNDIKKSANNARNKLKSIERQLESNKDERASADLRIRKSQHAVLAKKFVEVMTKYNEAQVDFRDKSKGRIARQLEITGKTTTDEELEEMLEGGNSAVFTAGITESKINQQALNEIEARHKDIMRLESSIKELHDMFVDIAMLVENQGGMIDRIESNMDQSVGFVERAVADTKKAAKFQQEARRKQMMIFCCCVILAIVLGSFVYSFIK, from the exons ATGAAGGACCGTCTGGCCCAGTTGAAGGAG AAGAGTGACCAGACTGCTGATGACGTTGAGGTTCCAGTGGAAAACGAGGCTTTCATGGACGACTTCTTTGCCCAG attGAAGATATACGCACCAGCATTGAGAAGATTGATGAGAGCATTACAGAAATCAAAAAACTCTACTCCACCATCCTGTCAGCCCCCACATCTGACCAGA aaacccaggatgatgtCGAAGCCCTTACCAATGACATTAAAAAGTCAGCCAACAATGCAAGAAACAAGCTGAAGA GTATTGAGAGACAGCTTGAGTCAAACAAAGATGAAAGAGCCTCGGCTGATCTCAGGATACGTAAGTCACAG CATGCAGTTCTGGCTAAAAAGTTTGTTGAAGTTATGACAAAATACAACGAGGCTCAAGTTGACTTCCGAGATAAAAGCAAAGGAAGAATTGCCCGACAGCTTGAAATCA CGGGAAAAACAACCACTGACGAGGAACTGGAGGAGATGTTGGAGGGGGGGAACTCTGCTGTTTTCACTGCTGGG ATCACAGAGTCAAAAATCAATCAGCAGGCCCTGAATGAAATCGAGGCTCGTCACAAAGACATAATGAGACTGGAAAGCAGCATAAAAGAGCTCCATGACATGTTCGTTGACATTGCCATGCTGGTGGAGAACCAG GGAGGCATGATAGACAGAATTGAGAGCAACATGGACCAGTCTGTAGGTTTTGTTGAGAGGGCAGTGGCTGACACCAAGAAGGCTGCCAAATTCCAGCAGGAGGCACGCAGG